One Candidatus Saccharibacteria bacterium RAAC3_TM7_1 genomic region harbors:
- a CDS encoding integral membrane sensor signal transduction histidine kinase (RAAC3_TM7_1_574) has product MEAAREKRINGGQPSGITPVVVAAHELKSPLALIRQLLLDLDSTPADHRERQRLIDQMVQVSEKALRLTSDITKAETAQQALFELSPVNPLTVCEDVVTELERLYSLHNCSLKIGRQRHIPSVVANRDLLRRILLNFADNALHYADLDGVVELQAHLIRERQTVRLSVRDYGPHLPIGQWRSMLRSLGEQQPVHARPQSSGLGLYISHQFASAMNGRIGATRHRDGASFFVELPISRQLSLL; this is encoded by the coding sequence ATGGAAGCTGCGAGGGAGAAGCGCATAAATGGGGGGCAGCCTTCAGGCATTACACCTGTCGTAGTGGCAGCGCATGAGCTAAAATCCCCGCTTGCACTCATTCGTCAGTTGCTCTTAGATCTTGATTCAACTCCTGCCGATCATAGGGAGCGCCAGCGCCTGATCGATCAAATGGTGCAGGTGAGTGAAAAGGCCCTCCGTCTAACGAGTGATATTACCAAGGCCGAGACGGCACAGCAGGCGCTCTTTGAGCTTTCGCCGGTAAATCCTCTGACGGTTTGTGAAGATGTCGTGACAGAGCTTGAACGGCTGTACTCACTCCACAATTGTTCCCTCAAAATCGGTCGCCAGCGACACATACCATCAGTAGTTGCCAATCGTGATCTATTGCGTAGAATCTTACTTAATTTTGCCGACAACGCACTGCATTATGCGGATCTAGATGGAGTGGTGGAACTTCAGGCACACTTGATTCGTGAGCGGCAGACCGTCCGTCTGAGCGTTCGTGACTATGGCCCGCATCTTCCGATCGGCCAGTGGCGCAGTATGCTTCGCTCGCTCGGTGAACAGCAGCCGGTACATGCTCGCCCTCAGAGCAGTGGCCTCGGTCTCTATATTTCGCATCAGTTTGCCTCCGCTATGAACGGGCGTATCGGCGCGACTCGTCACCGCGACGGCGCTTCATTCTTCGTCGAGTTACCTATCTCCCGCCAGTTGTCACTATTATGA
- a CDS encoding putative DNA methylase (RAAC3_TM7_1_568) yields MILCILGRQPELSLAELEQRFGSDAVLPFSPEVALLTSDDFSIETLGGILKAGQVVAEFPRQNWQSLSNEIVHYYTASFLQRAGKITLGISVYGENVSPKAIQMAGLKLKQATKARDGSLRLVPNDDAILGTATSHHNKLGLSDNKIELLVAYGKNKVVIAESTGAQNITALARRDQGRPKRDAFVGMLPPKLALMMINMAHPSSTSRILDPFCGTGVVLQEAALLGYSVYGTDLSEKMIRYTRDNLNWLQDFRHNSFDWYLHEGDATTTQWQQPIDCVVGETYLGQPFSAPPSPAKLQEVVRNCDHIITSFLKNLHSQLKPGTPLCLAVPAWRDANGRLTQLPLIDNIGNLGYEFQPLQHVDVRHLAYFREDQVVARQLLILKRH; encoded by the coding sequence ATGATCTTATGTATACTTGGGCGCCAGCCCGAACTCAGCCTGGCTGAGCTGGAGCAGCGCTTCGGCAGTGACGCCGTGCTGCCCTTTTCGCCCGAAGTGGCGCTCCTGACGAGCGATGATTTTTCTATCGAGACACTGGGTGGCATTCTGAAAGCTGGCCAGGTCGTGGCAGAGTTTCCCCGTCAAAACTGGCAAAGCTTGAGCAACGAAATTGTTCATTACTACACAGCCTCGTTTTTACAACGAGCGGGAAAAATCACCCTTGGTATTAGCGTCTACGGTGAAAACGTTTCGCCAAAAGCTATTCAGATGGCTGGCCTCAAGCTGAAACAGGCCACCAAAGCACGCGATGGAAGCCTCCGTCTCGTCCCAAATGATGACGCCATCCTTGGCACCGCCACTTCCCACCACAACAAACTCGGCCTATCAGATAATAAGATTGAACTGCTCGTTGCTTACGGAAAGAATAAAGTCGTCATCGCCGAGAGCACCGGCGCACAAAACATCACCGCGCTTGCCCGCCGCGACCAGGGGAGGCCAAAGCGTGATGCGTTTGTCGGTATGCTACCGCCAAAACTAGCGTTAATGATGATCAATATGGCTCATCCTTCTAGCACAAGTCGTATCCTTGACCCATTCTGTGGAACTGGCGTTGTACTCCAAGAAGCGGCACTTCTTGGATACTCTGTTTATGGTACCGACCTCTCTGAAAAAATGATTCGCTATACGCGCGACAACCTTAACTGGCTTCAAGATTTCCGTCACAACTCTTTCGACTGGTACCTTCATGAAGGTGATGCGACTACCACCCAATGGCAACAGCCGATTGATTGTGTCGTGGGTGAAACATACCTTGGCCAACCCTTCTCGGCACCTCCTTCACCTGCAAAGCTACAGGAAGTTGTACGAAACTGTGATCACATCATCACCAGCTTCCTAAAGAATCTTCACTCTCAACTCAAGCCGGGTACACCGCTTTGTCTAGCTGTTCCCGCCTGGCGAGACGCTAATGGGCGTCTTACGCAACTGCCATTGATTGATAATATCGGTAATCTGGGATACGAATTTCAACCCTTACAGCATGTTGATGTAAGGCATCTTGCTTATTTCCGCGAAGACCAAGTTGTCGCCCGACAGCTACTGATTTTAAAACGCCACTAA
- a CDS encoding 50S ribosomal protein L27 (RAAC3_TM7_1_567), which translates to MSHVKAGGSSKNVHNNAGARLGVKRFGGQKVSTGEVLVRQTGSTKVAGPGTFMSRNYTIHAAKDGIVEFTKVKTRRFTGKTAPRTQVSVQ; encoded by the coding sequence ATGTCACACGTCAAAGCTGGCGGTTCAAGCAAGAACGTCCACAACAATGCTGGTGCGCGTCTTGGCGTAAAGCGTTTTGGTGGCCAAAAAGTCTCCACTGGTGAAGTCCTCGTGCGTCAAACTGGCAGCACGAAGGTTGCCGGCCCAGGCACATTTATGAGCCGTAACTACACGATTCATGCTGCCAAAGACGGTATCGTAGAATTTACTAAGGTAAAAACTCGCCGGTTTACCGGCAAGACTGCCCCACGCACGCAAGTATCCGTACAATAA
- a CDS encoding hypothetical protein (RAAC3_TM7_1_577), whose translation MGIPFRPKDTPAREVLKEFKENFDSTELSAYENSVRIAVTFNRDAQVLAWRGELFHQLALRAWWRGETMQAKRYFGLATESFRKDEVLGLARVFRDYGLLLAQTEDIDAGLALVEKALRLHEQDMSNAKGLRQQRITQSYLWRIQLMKQPDQETIGNLIEFALSAADCHIREQRIAIDAALPYAQGSQRQQLLLRRIEISARRRELRSLASSSARLVFDINVVLTAKLLRSLFRRE comes from the coding sequence TTGGGCATTCCATTCCGCCCCAAGGATACTCCAGCACGCGAGGTACTCAAGGAGTTTAAAGAGAATTTCGACAGCACCGAGCTTAGTGCATACGAAAACAGTGTCCGCATTGCCGTCACGTTCAATCGTGACGCTCAGGTACTGGCATGGCGGGGCGAGCTGTTCCATCAGCTAGCGCTACGTGCTTGGTGGCGAGGCGAGACGATGCAGGCAAAGCGTTACTTTGGACTGGCAACCGAGTCATTCCGCAAAGATGAGGTACTCGGGCTTGCCCGTGTCTTCAGAGACTACGGGCTGCTTTTGGCACAGACGGAAGATATCGACGCAGGCCTCGCGCTTGTCGAGAAAGCATTGCGGCTGCATGAACAGGACATGAGCAATGCCAAGGGCTTACGTCAGCAACGTATTACTCAGAGTTACCTCTGGCGTATCCAACTGATGAAACAGCCAGATCAGGAAACGATCGGAAACCTCATCGAGTTTGCGCTGAGTGCGGCAGATTGTCATATCCGCGAACAGCGGATTGCCATCGACGCTGCTCTGCCATACGCCCAAGGGTCGCAAAGGCAGCAGCTTTTGCTTCGGCGGATTGAAATATCTGCCCGGCGACGTGAGCTCCGTAGTCTCGCTAGTTCGTCGGCTCGTCTGGTATTCGATATCAATGTCGTGCTGACGGCAAAGCTTCTGCGCTCACTATTTCGAAGGGAGTAA
- a CDS encoding hypothetical protein (RAAC3_TM7_1_571): protein MSGKSKTVEEKMSELRKMVAWFESEDFVLEQASEKFTAAATLAKEIEKDLSELKNTVTVLKASFEEK from the coding sequence ATGTCAGGAAAAAGTAAAACAGTCGAAGAAAAAATGAGTGAACTACGCAAGATGGTTGCTTGGTTTGAAAGCGAGGATTTCGTACTGGAACAAGCCAGTGAAAAGTTTACGGCTGCAGCAACACTTGCCAAAGAAATCGAAAAGGATCTTAGCGAACTAAAAAATACTGTCACGGTACTAAAAGCCTCGTTTGAGGAAAAGTAA
- a CDS encoding DNA repair protein RecO (RAAC3_TM7_1_576) encodes MRTIRTKAIVLRRTNYGEADRVVQFLTPSEGKLSVMARGVRREKSKLAGGIELFARCDVTVATGRGELGILTGSRLEIFYSHIMSDYDRLQFGYDAIKQLSKAADNMDEPAFFDLLDQCFASLNDVNVLLEITKAWFWLQLAILLGVGLNLSTDAEGMKLVEDATYNFSEHDHAFVFHEGGNFTSDHIKVLRVLSAQSPKVAAQVQGVGRLITDCLWVAERAVAH; translated from the coding sequence GTGAGAACGATCCGTACCAAAGCCATCGTCCTACGCCGCACGAATTATGGTGAAGCCGACCGAGTCGTGCAATTTCTGACGCCGAGCGAAGGAAAACTGAGCGTTATGGCACGTGGTGTCCGACGCGAAAAGAGTAAATTGGCAGGGGGAATAGAACTTTTTGCTCGCTGCGATGTGACCGTGGCGACCGGCAGGGGTGAACTCGGCATCCTAACTGGCTCGCGGCTGGAAATATTTTATTCGCATATCATGAGTGACTATGACCGGTTGCAGTTTGGCTACGATGCGATCAAGCAGCTATCAAAAGCGGCTGATAATATGGACGAGCCAGCTTTTTTTGATCTGCTCGACCAATGTTTTGCCTCGCTCAATGACGTGAATGTTCTGCTTGAGATTACGAAGGCCTGGTTTTGGTTGCAGCTAGCGATTTTGCTCGGTGTGGGCTTGAATCTTTCGACTGATGCTGAGGGTATGAAGCTGGTAGAAGACGCGACGTATAATTTTTCTGAGCATGACCACGCTTTTGTCTTTCACGAAGGCGGCAATTTTACTAGCGACCATATCAAAGTTTTGCGGGTTCTCAGTGCGCAGTCGCCAAAGGTTGCTGCTCAGGTGCAGGGAGTGGGGAGATTAATCACAGATTGTCTTTGGGTGGCTGAACGCGCCGTCGCACACTAA
- a CDS encoding hypothetical protein (RAAC3_TM7_1_579), with protein sequence MQPTLHSWNGVLWRIKNSEVAFAHCPTHQGIQLDILSNDGRPVDQARMKYILSSTRFVCPMDNKMFSIENDYFTLRRRVIAITKSEAYKDAKIIDIDNIYTPILRVAPKPKDDRYSVQVEIDETPNGKKLVIYAIDRKNPDEKTQIFIDPQFDKISFDGRGDLHPNMIFSKVIAYFKDEKKATLERKED encoded by the coding sequence ATGCAACCTACGCTACATTCCTGGAATGGTGTGCTGTGGCGAATCAAGAATAGCGAGGTTGCATTCGCACACTGTCCAACACACCAGGGCATACAACTCGATATCTTAAGTAACGACGGTCGCCCTGTCGATCAAGCAAGAATGAAATATATCTTGAGTAGTACTCGTTTTGTGTGCCCAATGGATAATAAAATGTTTAGTATTGAGAACGACTATTTTACTTTAAGACGAAGAGTGATAGCAATTACGAAGTCTGAGGCATATAAGGATGCGAAGATTATAGATATAGATAACATATACACACCTATTCTAAGAGTTGCACCGAAGCCTAAAGATGATAGGTACTCTGTCCAGGTTGAGATTGACGAGACACCTAATGGAAAAAAGCTTGTTATTTATGCTATAGATCGTAAAAATCCTGATGAGAAAACTCAGATTTTTATAGACCCACAGTTTGATAAGATCAGCTTCGATGGGAGAGGCGACCTACACCCAAATATGATATTTTCCAAAGTAATCGCATACTTTAAGGACGAAAAAAAGGCCACCCTAGAGAGGAAGGAAGACTGA
- a CDS encoding hypothetical protein (RAAC3_TM7_1_572), with product MLVWTVTALVLLGGFMVAFGAPYVPTRPRELRRAFGELYSVKPTDCLVDIGSGDGVVLRAFIRLGGRRAVGYEINPVLVFVSKIISRHHPAIEIHLANFWRAEFPADTTVVYVFGDSRDIRRIQRKVQAEASRLGRPLHLISYGFQLADQKPIKQRGAHFLYTVTPLQGKKAQV from the coding sequence GTGCTGGTCTGGACTGTGACGGCGCTCGTGCTCCTCGGTGGTTTTATGGTCGCATTTGGAGCGCCGTATGTGCCAACCAGGCCTAGAGAGCTACGCCGTGCATTCGGCGAACTATATAGCGTGAAGCCGACAGACTGTCTGGTTGATATCGGGTCGGGGGACGGCGTCGTATTGCGAGCATTTATACGTTTAGGTGGAAGGCGCGCCGTAGGCTACGAGATCAATCCGGTTCTTGTCTTTGTGAGTAAAATTATTTCTCGCCATCATCCTGCCATCGAAATTCACCTGGCTAATTTTTGGCGTGCTGAATTTCCCGCTGATACGACTGTTGTCTACGTGTTTGGCGACAGTCGGGATATCCGGCGTATTCAGCGAAAAGTACAGGCAGAGGCAAGCCGCCTTGGACGGCCGCTCCATTTGATCAGTTATGGCTTCCAACTGGCCGACCAAAAGCCCATCAAGCAACGCGGTGCACACTTTTTATATACCGTCACGCCTTTACAGGGTAAGAAAGCACAAGTATAA
- a CDS encoding hypothetical protein (RAAC3_TM7_1_573) — MNTHYSQKNQAGSATVVLLVVLSVTTVLFGAGAVYAFVNYVDQKSNVDARVGQAVATAERQQAEKDQADFIEKEKLPNREYVGPSDYGSVSFSYPKTWSVYVANDGSNGEEFKAYLNPVVVPPVDKESQRFALRVLVTNTQYDQAIQQYQGLVQQGDLKSSAIRINGHDGTRLDGKFSEDIRGAAVLFKIRDKTLVVRTDADTFKTDFTKIIKTLDFNQ, encoded by the coding sequence ATGAATACGCACTACTCTCAGAAAAATCAAGCCGGGAGCGCCACGGTCGTTCTACTCGTCGTCCTATCAGTTACGACAGTGTTGTTCGGCGCCGGTGCTGTCTATGCTTTCGTCAACTACGTCGATCAGAAATCGAATGTTGATGCTCGTGTTGGCCAGGCGGTTGCGACTGCCGAGCGCCAGCAGGCAGAGAAAGACCAGGCGGACTTTATCGAAAAAGAGAAGTTGCCAAACCGTGAATACGTTGGTCCGAGTGACTACGGCAGTGTCAGTTTTAGCTATCCGAAGACTTGGAGTGTTTACGTAGCGAATGACGGATCGAACGGTGAGGAGTTCAAGGCGTACCTTAACCCGGTGGTGGTGCCGCCTGTAGATAAAGAGAGTCAACGCTTTGCCCTGCGGGTATTAGTCACGAATACTCAATATGACCAAGCTATCCAGCAGTACCAGGGTCTAGTGCAACAGGGTGACCTCAAATCGTCTGCTATCCGCATCAACGGACACGACGGGACGCGACTTGACGGCAAGTTTAGCGAGGATATTCGCGGTGCAGCCGTGCTATTCAAAATCCGTGACAAAACCTTGGTTGTTCGAACCGATGCCGATACCTTCAAAACCGATTTTACAAAAATCATCAAGACGCTCGACTTCAACCAGTAA
- a CDS encoding hypothetical protein (RAAC3_TM7_1_569) → MSAKAILSWVTLGLVVLIVFFSRHELVHAWALLQSINLAVLLLLIPMQLVAYYAAGETIFSYIRNSKKSFNRVSRPELARMALELNFVNHILPSGGVSGLSYMSWRLGRFGVSPGRATAAQAVRYIAGFIASIILILIAVIAVTIDGHINRWIILVSSGIVFFMIVGTMAMVFLVSNESRMTRFAHWLTKTLNHWAYKLTKGKRRVIVHEAPLLVFFGEMHEDYRELQGNWRVLIKPLLWALLFTVAEAALFVITFWALGTPVNPAPILIAYCLASVAGFIVVTPGGAGAYEAIMVAFLTVAGISSGVAIAGIVLSRVVILLTTIGCGYIFYQHTLLRYGKNKTTF, encoded by the coding sequence ATGTCGGCAAAAGCAATCCTTAGCTGGGTAACGTTGGGACTAGTTGTTCTAATTGTCTTTTTTTCACGCCACGAATTGGTGCATGCCTGGGCATTGCTGCAGAGCATAAATTTGGCGGTGTTGTTACTCCTTATTCCGATGCAGCTGGTGGCGTACTATGCGGCCGGTGAGACGATTTTTAGCTACATTCGAAACAGCAAGAAGTCTTTTAATCGAGTTTCTCGCCCTGAGCTCGCACGAATGGCGCTCGAACTCAACTTCGTCAACCATATCTTGCCGAGTGGCGGAGTAAGTGGACTCTCGTATATGAGTTGGCGATTGGGTAGGTTTGGCGTCAGTCCCGGACGGGCAACTGCCGCCCAAGCGGTGCGGTATATCGCCGGCTTTATCGCATCGATTATTCTGATTCTTATTGCTGTTATTGCCGTGACGATCGATGGCCATATTAACCGTTGGATTATCCTGGTTAGCTCTGGCATCGTCTTTTTCATGATCGTCGGGACGATGGCTATGGTATTTTTGGTAAGCAACGAAAGCCGGATGACGCGCTTTGCACACTGGCTGACGAAGACACTCAACCACTGGGCATACAAGCTGACGAAGGGGAAGAGGCGGGTGATCGTCCATGAAGCGCCGTTACTGGTCTTCTTCGGCGAGATGCACGAAGACTACCGGGAGCTGCAAGGCAACTGGCGGGTGCTAATCAAGCCACTACTCTGGGCACTACTATTCACGGTAGCGGAGGCGGCATTGTTTGTAATTACATTTTGGGCGCTCGGCACACCGGTAAACCCGGCACCGATCTTGATTGCCTACTGCTTGGCATCGGTCGCGGGATTTATTGTCGTAACTCCGGGTGGGGCGGGAGCGTACGAGGCGATTATGGTAGCATTTCTGACGGTGGCTGGCATCAGCTCTGGAGTGGCAATCGCCGGTATCGTGCTGTCACGCGTCGTCATTCTACTGACAACAATTGGCTGCGGCTATATCTTTTATCAACATACCTTACTACGCTATGGAAAAAACAAAACCACGTTTTAG
- a CDS encoding response regulator BaeR (RAAC3_TM7_1_575), which yields MNKPQLIIVEDDQWLAEHYRRVLEREGYEIYHAPHALAAIDLIDDVRPQAIILDVLLTGTNALALLHELQSHTDLAKIPVILATNLADQIMLDDVQSYGVKRILNKATMHPEDIITAVRSVLL from the coding sequence ATGAATAAGCCCCAGCTCATTATTGTCGAGGATGACCAATGGCTGGCGGAGCATTATCGTCGCGTGCTCGAGCGCGAGGGCTATGAGATATACCACGCGCCGCACGCGCTGGCTGCTATCGATTTGATCGACGATGTCCGGCCGCAAGCCATCATTTTGGACGTGCTACTGACTGGTACAAATGCACTGGCGTTGCTTCACGAGCTTCAGTCGCACACGGATCTGGCAAAGATTCCAGTGATTTTGGCAACCAATTTGGCCGACCAAATTATGCTTGATGATGTCCAGTCGTACGGTGTGAAACGTATCTTAAATAAGGCGACGATGCATCCAGAAGATATCATTACTGCGGTGCGGAGTGTGTTGCTGTGA
- a CDS encoding hypothetical protein (RAAC3_TM7_1_566), which translates to MTEQGPPERIYTDAETDEPIVHPAGTFETHPTEPGRIGYTHEGASVTALEHEVKVKGIGDTDQTGAPAVLGGSEQDLSQEASSVEAELVDLSGDVFYKRSNGDIVKAKAMKAPEYSDKAYIVVYTIQGQTLSRPFEKGELEAMQVEIAKRLADGDTVISVKTDKEESDQSDSDNLITHVPGMPPYEGHLPSREVVTIPIEDYKGDLTRIKGHPSNPASQMMQAYSDHLRTGSDATANEEDSQK; encoded by the coding sequence ATGACCGAACAAGGACCTCCAGAACGTATATATACTGATGCTGAAACTGATGAGCCTATTGTTCATCCTGCGGGTACGTTCGAGACTCATCCTACGGAACCAGGTAGGATCGGTTATACGCATGAGGGAGCCTCTGTGACAGCACTAGAACATGAGGTAAAGGTAAAAGGCATTGGTGATACCGATCAGACAGGCGCGCCAGCTGTTCTTGGAGGCTCAGAGCAGGATTTAAGCCAGGAAGCATCCTCGGTAGAGGCAGAACTCGTCGACTTATCCGGCGATGTATTTTATAAGCGTTCCAATGGTGACATCGTTAAAGCGAAGGCTATGAAGGCGCCAGAATATAGCGACAAAGCATATATTGTAGTTTATACGATACAGGGGCAAACACTAAGCAGGCCTTTTGAAAAAGGAGAACTCGAAGCAATGCAGGTAGAAATTGCGAAGAGATTGGCGGACGGTGACACGGTTATTAGTGTAAAAACAGATAAGGAAGAGTCTGATCAATCAGATAGCGATAATCTTATCACTCATGTACCAGGAATGCCGCCATACGAGGGTCATTTGCCAAGCCGGGAGGTTGTAACAATCCCAATCGAGGATTATAAGGGCGATCTAACACGCATAAAAGGTCATCCATCCAATCCAGCCTCACAAATGATGCAGGCATACTCAGACCATTTACGTACAGGTTCCGACGCAACAGCAAATGAGGAAGACTCTCAGAAGTAA
- a CDS encoding exodeoxyribonuclease VII large subunit (RAAC3_TM7_1_570) — protein MEKTKPRFSVSDFIALTNQTLEYAYPSVEIEGEVASFKVNQNKYVFFDLKDDAGSLGCFMTVWQLRMPIEDGMKVVVTATPKLTNWGKFSLTVRALRPSGEGSLKKSFELLKAKLEKEGLFAPERKRLLPALPRHIAVISSTQAAGYADFIKILDDRYGGLTIEVAHVQVQGEVAPDQIIRALKYFNTAQTPAEAIALIRGGGSADDLSAFNDEQLVREIAASRIPVLTGIGHEIDVTLADMVADVRAATPSNAAQLLVPDRRELIAGVRASINLLIPRLEYSIERTQQTAADLVAEGYQAIVDSIGRYEHELALTARVVGEFDPARVLSRGYAIVRGLVQDGGRIEIERRADIIEAEVRNVRKK, from the coding sequence ATGGAAAAAACAAAACCACGTTTTAGTGTCAGCGATTTTATAGCGCTGACCAACCAGACACTCGAGTACGCTTATCCGAGTGTCGAGATTGAAGGTGAGGTGGCTAGCTTCAAGGTCAACCAAAATAAATACGTCTTTTTTGATCTCAAGGATGATGCTGGTAGCCTAGGCTGTTTTATGACGGTTTGGCAGCTGCGGATGCCGATCGAAGACGGTATGAAAGTGGTGGTGACGGCGACGCCGAAGCTGACCAACTGGGGCAAGTTTAGTCTAACTGTGCGAGCCTTGCGTCCGAGTGGCGAGGGAAGCCTAAAAAAGAGCTTCGAGTTGCTGAAGGCAAAACTGGAAAAAGAGGGGTTGTTTGCTCCCGAGAGAAAACGACTGCTGCCGGCTTTGCCGCGACACATCGCGGTTATTAGCAGTACACAGGCTGCTGGCTATGCCGACTTTATAAAGATTCTGGACGATCGCTACGGCGGACTCACTATTGAGGTTGCGCATGTGCAGGTACAGGGGGAGGTAGCGCCAGACCAGATAATCCGAGCGTTAAAGTATTTCAATACTGCCCAAACACCGGCCGAGGCGATTGCACTGATTCGTGGCGGAGGAAGTGCTGACGACCTAAGCGCATTTAACGATGAGCAGCTCGTCCGTGAAATCGCTGCCAGCCGCATCCCGGTACTAACGGGTATTGGACATGAAATCGATGTTACACTTGCCGACATGGTGGCGGATGTACGGGCGGCGACGCCCAGCAATGCGGCACAACTGCTGGTGCCGGATCGCCGCGAGCTTATTGCTGGCGTGCGAGCCTCTATTAACTTATTGATCCCACGTCTGGAGTATTCAATTGAGCGGACACAGCAGACGGCAGCCGATCTGGTAGCGGAGGGGTATCAGGCAATTGTTGACTCGATTGGCCGCTATGAACATGAATTAGCACTGACCGCTAGAGTGGTCGGTGAATTCGATCCTGCTCGCGTGCTGTCACGCGGCTACGCGATCGTACGTGGCTTGGTGCAGGATGGAGGTAGAATAGAGATAGAACGACGAGCAGATATTATTGAAGCGGAGGTGCGAAATGTCAGGAAAAAGTAA
- a CDS encoding glycyl-tRNA synthetase (RAAC3_TM7_1_578), which yields MQITTVCYILLLMENNVKLEDIVSLAKRRGFIFQASEIYGGLAGFYDYGPLGVEILNKLKAEWWKAVVTEADNIFGVDGAIIQNPKLWEASGHVAGFTDPMVEDVVTHKRYRADHLAGVDSTDLDELKELLKGKKSPDGNELSEPRFFNMMMQTWVGAVQDESSVAYLRPETAGSIFTNYMNVKDTMRAKLPFGIAQIGKAFRNEISPRDFIFRVRELEQMEMQYFINPKDQSVTYEYWREFAWRFLVERLGIAEENLQWHEHDENERAHYAAAAHDIYFKFPQGFKELWGTHNRTDFDLKNHQRVSGKDFTYKDLESGEEFTPHVIESSVGLGRMLLAVLVDAYREEEINGDKRVVLKLEPELAPYRYAVSPLLKNKPELVEKAREVYKMLKKKYGAVMWDDNGNIGKRYRRQDEIGTPYCVVIDFQTLEDGTVTVRDRDTTEQIRKNINKIEE from the coding sequence GTGCAGATTACTACTGTCTGTTATATACTGTTACTAATGGAAAACAACGTAAAACTTGAAGATATTGTCAGCCTCGCGAAAAGGCGTGGATTTATATTCCAGGCCTCGGAGATTTATGGCGGTTTGGCTGGATTTTATGATTACGGCCCACTCGGTGTTGAGATCCTCAACAAATTAAAAGCAGAGTGGTGGAAAGCGGTGGTCACCGAAGCCGATAACATTTTTGGTGTTGACGGTGCGATCATCCAAAATCCGAAGCTGTGGGAGGCGAGTGGGCATGTGGCTGGCTTTACCGACCCGATGGTCGAAGATGTCGTCACGCACAAGCGCTATCGAGCCGATCATTTGGCAGGCGTTGATTCTACCGACCTCGATGAGCTAAAAGAATTACTCAAAGGTAAAAAATCACCAGATGGCAACGAGCTGAGTGAGCCACGCTTTTTCAACATGATGATGCAAACATGGGTCGGGGCAGTGCAGGACGAATCATCAGTCGCGTACCTTCGCCCGGAGACAGCCGGCTCGATCTTTACGAACTATATGAACGTGAAAGACACGATGCGTGCGAAGCTGCCGTTTGGTATCGCACAGATCGGTAAAGCGTTTCGTAATGAGATCAGTCCTCGCGACTTCATCTTCCGGGTTCGTGAGCTCGAGCAAATGGAGATGCAGTATTTCATCAATCCGAAAGACCAGTCGGTGACGTACGAGTACTGGCGCGAATTTGCCTGGAGGTTCCTCGTCGAGCGACTTGGTATCGCAGAGGAAAATCTGCAGTGGCACGAGCACGACGAAAATGAGCGAGCGCACTACGCGGCAGCAGCTCATGACATCTACTTTAAGTTCCCACAAGGATTTAAAGAACTGTGGGGTACGCATAATCGCACCGATTTTGACCTAAAGAATCATCAGCGTGTCAGCGGCAAGGACTTTACCTATAAAGATCTCGAGAGCGGGGAAGAGTTCACGCCGCACGTTATCGAAAGCTCGGTTGGTCTTGGCCGTATGCTACTGGCAGTACTCGTCGATGCGTACCGAGAGGAAGAAATCAACGGCGATAAGCGTGTCGTACTGAAGCTAGAGCCAGAGCTGGCGCCATATCGCTATGCGGTCTCGCCGCTACTGAAAAACAAGCCGGAGCTCGTTGAGAAAGCCCGTGAAGTGTACAAAATGTTGAAGAAAAAATACGGTGCGGTCATGTGGGACGACAACGGCAACATTGGTAAACGCTACCGCCGCCAAGACGAAATCGGTACGCCATACTGCGTGGTGATCGATTTTCAGACGCTTGAAGATGGCACTGTAACTGTGCGTGATCGTGATACAACTGAACAAATTAGAAAAAATATCAATAAGATCGAGGAATAA